Proteins from a genomic interval of Nasonia vitripennis strain AsymCx chromosome 3, Nvit_psr_1.1, whole genome shotgun sequence:
- the LOC100122411 gene encoding E3 ubiquitin-protein ligase XIAP isoform X2, with product MAGLLDRRDNSFMSPLKFMPNPTPRAPTPPQPESNEVDDAGSMDYRFEEVRLQSFENWPSEHVRPADLAAAGFYFTKQIDRVRCFECSTEVCRWEQGDDPMVEHQRWGGRCRFIRKLPCGNVPIGADPSMIPAPRPRSRDVCGPYKLDYRLGAEADTHASCSGTRQGRQAMSEEPPKQPSAARLGSMGIGIPRRPDFPDYASYEARLLTFNDWPSTRVSQTKEQLADAGFFYTGTGDQTTCYHCGGGLKNWEPKDDPWVQHAKWFSTCFYVRLVKGQEFINNVNGKHATPLSEEDKMALPSCIKQVEQQPIKKLEQEDVPQQQNQQTEVNESRPGPSSVECPVPAPRMNAESQAQTSAASVPMVNGNASSSSVSEDKPQQTSEKKSIDDARVCKICYNEELGVVFLPCGHMVACVKCAPGMTTCAVCREPVAMTVRAFFS from the exons ATGGCTGGATTGCTGGATCGCAGGGACAACTCGTTTATGTCCCCACTGAAATTTATGCCAAATCCAACTCCTAGAGCACCTACGCCACCCCAGCCTGAATCCAACGAGGTTGATGATGCTGGAAGCATGGACTATAG GTTTGAAGAAGTGAGACTGCAGAGCTTTGAGAACTGGCCGTCAGAACACGTGCGGCCAGCGGACCTGGCAGCTGCAGGCTTCTACTTCACCAAGCAGATAGACCGAGTGCGTTGTTTCGAATGCTCCACGGAGGTCTGCCGCTGGGAACAGGGAGACGATCCTATGGTCGAGCACCAACGCTGGGGCGGTCGATGCCGTTTTATCAGGAAATTGCCTTGCGGTAACGTGCCCATCGGTGCCGATCCAAGCATGATCCCTGCTCCCCGTCCACGAAGCCGTGACGTTTGCGGACCGTACAAGCTGGATTATAGACTAGGAGCCGAGGCCGACACCCATGCCTCGTGTAGTGGAACCAGGCAGGGCAGGCAAGCAATGAGCGAGGAACCGCCGAAGCAGCCTTCAGCTGCCAGGTTGGGCAGTATGGGCATTGGCATTCCGAGACGACCTGACTTTCCGGATTACGCTAGCTACGAAGCAAGACTGCTGACCTTTAACGACTGGCCGTCGACGCGCGTTTCCCAGACGAAAGAACAACTGGCGGATGCTGGATTTTTTTACACCGGGACTGGTGACCAGACTACCTGCTATCACTGCGGAGGCGGACTGAAAAACTGGGAGCCCAAGGACGATCCGTGGGTACAGCACGCCAAGTGGTTCTCCACCTGTTTCTACGTTCGATTGGTCAAGGGTCAGGAATTCATCAATAATGTAAACGGAAAGCACGCGACACCGCTATCGGAAGAG GATAAAATGGCACTCCCAAGTTGTATTAAGCAAGTAGAACAACaaccaattaaaaaattagaacAAGAAGATGTACCGCAACAACAGAATCAGCAAACCGAAGTAAACGAGAGCAGACCTGGACCTAGCAGCGTTGAGTGCCCGGTTCCGGCGCCACGAATGAATGCAGAATCGCAAGCGCAGACATCAGCCGCATCAGTTCCAATGGTAAATGGCAATGCTAGCAGTAGTAGTGTAAGCGAAGACAAACCTCAACAGACAAGCGAGAAAAAGTCTATCGATGATGCGCGAGTTTGCAAGATCTGCTACAACGAAGAGCTCGGGGTGGTGTTCCTGCCATGCGGTCACATGGTCGCCTGCGTGAAGTGTGCCCCGGGTATGACGACGTGCGCTGTTTGCCGGGAACCCGTCGCTATGACCGTGCGCGCCTTCTTCTCCTAG
- the LOC100679977 gene encoding myb-like protein X, whose protein sequence is MEVSALLQHTQYAIPVGLVLVCAVLVFVFGFKKAEQPPFAHFSNISDPERKAQTKKKSKSKEKRAANGQVTTEKASPSKKSASVKSESAAKKSNKSDDVDAKLKERKQDDNKTSNKKEKEVKSGKENKVEQAKNKKNLKNLLQEKPVDYDEGDWEQAYSRKDKLKKKREEETPSKKSKKSKKTDLISDASNNKEQEKPEIKDKIAKETENKELKEKDNKDVVLTPITNEEPEKEVEKVEDPVKQSPKVEKVEEKKSGKGKKAKKNTDADNAKPTSEVSPKKDKKAATEPVVEKKAAEAPKVDPVEPVVTETSEPKATAAFDELGDVWKEAKAPKKSKKKTRKDN, encoded by the exons ATGGAGGTGAGCGCGCTGCTGCAACACACGCAGTACGCGATACCGGTGGGTCTGGTGCTCGTCTGCGCCGTCCTCGTCTTCGTCTTCGGCTTCAAGAAGGCCGAGCAACCGCCCTTCGCCCACTTCTCCAACATCTCCGACCCCGAGCGCAAGGCGCAGACTAAGAAGAAGTCAAAGTCCAAGGAGAAG CGAGCAGCCAATGGCCAAGTAACTACTGAAAAGGCTAGTCCTTCTAAGAAGTCAGCCTCTGTTAAGTCTGAATCAGCTGCTAAAAAATCCAACAAGTCTGATGATGTTGATGCTAAGCTCAAAGAGCGTAAGCAGGATGATAACAAAACATCAAACAAGAAGGAGAAGGAAGTCAAGTCTGGCAAGGAAAATAAAGTTGAGCAAGCAAAGAACAAGAAGAACTTGAAAAATCTGCTGCAAGAGAAGCCAGTCGATTATGATGAGG GTGACTGGGAACAAGCTTATTCACGAAAAGACaagttgaagaagaagagggaaGAAGAGACTCCCTCCAAGAAGTCTAAGAAATCAAAGAAGACTGATTTAATCAGTGATGCTTCTAACAACAAGGAGCAGGAGAAGCCAGAAATTAAAGATAAAATTGCAAAAGAGACTGAAAACAAAGAATTAAAGGAAAAAGATAACAAAGATGTTGTTTTAACTCCCATCACCAATGAGGAACCAGAAAAAGAAGTTGAAAAGGTTGAAGATCCAGTAAAG CAATCGCCAAAGGTAGAGAAGgttgaggaaaaaaaatctgGCAAAGGCAAGAAGGCCAAGAAAAACACTGACGCTGATAATGCTAAACCAACTTCTGAAGTATCACCGAAGAAAGATAAGAAAGCAGCTACCGAGCCGGTAGTTGAAAAGAAGGCAGCTGAAGCTCCCAAGGTTGACCCAGTTGAACCTGTTGTAACCGAGACGAGCGAGCCGAAGGCTACGGCTGCATTTGATGAACTTGGAG ATGTATGGAAAGAAGCAAAAGCTCCAAAGaagagcaaaaagaagacCCGCAAGGACAACTGA
- the LOC100122350 gene encoding protein VAC14 homolog, with translation MSDKDYAPLSAACVKSLNDKMYEKRKAAAHEIEKMVKEFAAHNNTVQIKRLLKVLGQDFVLSQNPHSRKGGLIGLAAIAVGLGSANTGKYTEDLIHPILACFNDADSRVRYYACESLYNVVKVARGAVLPLFTDIFGVLSKLACDTEQTVKTATELLDRLMKDIVTESGLFDLVSFVPILRERIYTKNPFARQFIVSWISVLDAVPDIDLVEFLPDILDGLFKILEDPIPEIKKSADTVFADFLYSIKANPSKVDFPGMMNILILHAQSPDEILQLTAIMWIDEFVRLSGPQLLPYTSGIFTAILPCLSYEGDTRKTIKDTASRVNNSLLKLLISKDEETSAADNLDLASIIEVLTKHLMLQQIPVQTKVAVLKWIYHLFTNLPDKMHLHIEELFPVLMKVLSDNSEEVVQQTLVVMAELIGTKPADGGENKYFTKFMVNLLRVFSSDRHLLEDRGAFIIRELCVLLNSEKIFKVLAEILLEEQNLRFSCIMVQSLNTILLTSSELFELRNKLKDMKTDESVEVFLGLYKSWCHNPVATVALCLLTQNYDHACDLVKAFGNIEVTVEFLVEIDKLIQLIESPIFTYLRLELLERERNESLVRTLYGLLMILPQSEAFSLLLRRLSAIPPSSMNTSVSKSEHSQTQTTSSESKRNKINFKELFEYFNDIQDKHKEQKHKQKQILLTNTNELTHSDI, from the exons ATGTCAGATAAGGATTATGCACCGCTAAGTGCGGCTTGCGTCAAGTCATTGAATGACAAGATGTACGAAAAGCGGAAAGCTGCCGCCCATGAAATAGAAAA AATGGTCAAGGAGTTCGCTGCTCATAACAACACCGTCCAGATAAAACGATTGTTGAAAGTATTGGGTCAAGATTTTGTTTTATCGCAGAACCCTCACTCCAGAAAGGGGGGTCTGATTGGATTGGCTGCAATAGCTGTGGGTCTGGGAAGTGCAAATACTGGAAAATACACTGAGGATCTAATTCATCCAATTTTGGCATGCTTCAACGATGCTGACTCGAGAGTCAGATATTACGCCTGTGAAAGTCTTTACAATGTAGTCAAGGTTGCAAGAGGTGCTGTTTTGCCActttttacagatatttttGGGGTACTGAGCAAATTGGCTTGCGACACAGAACAAACTGTAAAGACTGCCACAGAACTGCTCGATAGGCTAATGAAG GATATTGTCACTGAAAGTGGCTTATTTGACTTAGTATCATTTGTACCAATACTCAGAGAGCGTATTTACACAAAAAATCCTTTTGCACGACAGTTCATAGTATCATGGATATCTGTATTAGATGCAGTACCTGATATTGACCTGGTTGAATTTTTACCAGACATCTTAGATGGTTTGTTTAAAATACTAGAAGATCCTATTCCTGAGATAAAAAAGTCTGCTGACACAGTATTTGCTGACTTTCTTTACAGCATCAAAGCAAATCCAAGCAAAGTGGACTTTCCAGGAATGATGAATATTCTGATTTTGCATGCACAAAGTCCAGATGAAATTCTTCAATTGACGGCGATCATGTGGATAGACGAATTCGTCCGATTGTCAGGACCTCAACTTTTGCCTTACACTTCTGGTATATTCACAGCTATTTTGCCTTGCTTATCTTATGAAGGCGATACTCGTAAGACCATCAAGGATACCGCTTCGCGCGTTAACAACAGTCTTTTAAAATTGCTAATTTCAAAGGACGAAGAGACGTCGGCTGCCGACAATCTTGACCTCGCCAGCATCATTGAAGTTTTGACTAAGCACCTGATGCTACAACAAATACCCGTACAAACGAAAGTCGCCGTACTAAAATGGATTTACCATTTGTTTACGAATTTACCCGACAAGATGCATCTTCATATTGAAGAGTTATTTCCAGTATTAATGAAGGTTTTAAGCGACAACTCGGAAGAGGTGGTCCAACAGACTTTGGTTGTCATGGCTGAGTTAATTGGCACCAAGCCGGCGGATGGTGGAGAGAATAAATACTTCACGAAATTCATGGTGAATTTATTGAGGGTATTTTCGTCTGACAGGCATCTTCTAGAAGATAGAGGAGCATTCATTATAAGAGAACTTTGTGTACTATTGAAttcagaaaaaattttcaaagttctCGCGGAAATTTTACTGGAGGAACAAAATTTGAGGTTTTCCTGTATTATGGTACAAAGTCTAAACACGATTTTATTAACCAGCTCGGAACTTTTCGAACTGCGGAATAAACTAAAGGACATGAAGACTGAC GAAAGTGTGGAAGTATTTCTTGGACTTTACAAGTCGTGGTGCCACAATCCTGTGGCGACTGTAGCTTTATGTTTGCTTACGCAAAATTACGATCATGCCTGTGATCTTGTTAAAGCATT TGGAAATATTGAAGTAACTGTGGAGTTTCTCGTGGAAATTGATAAATTGATACAGCTGATAGAATCACCGATTTTTACTT ATTTACGATTGGAACTTCTGGAAAGGGAGAGGAACGAGTCGCTAGTTCGAACTTTATACGGTCTTCTTATGATCCTGCCACAAAGCGAAGCTTTTTCCTTACTGCTTCGCAGATTATCGGCCATTCCTCCAAGTTCAATGAACACATCAGTTTCAAAAAGCGAACACAGTCAGACTCAAACAACATCCTCGGAATCGAAAAGGAATAAGATTAATTTCAAAGAGCTATTTGAGTACTTTAACGATATTCAAGATAAGCACAAGGAACAGAAGCATAAACAAAAGCAAATTTTACTGACGAATACGAATGAACTAACGCATTCCGATATTTGA
- the LOC100122396 gene encoding RNA-binding region-containing protein 3 — MMNVEEMRTLRVLHLPPDVSDQSRDELFKQKYGAVKTRTIRKSAKYTITFVEFPTHQNAVDACHQLHQLLVQDHLLSVEFSKRNVSDDKENITISEPKPLPERDEDALKRKYYEEFVKKWNSWAPYHLVTQPIPPHLKYKYPKPTRETLLRIAIQMIKVPPLYTQVLHLMNKMNIPPPFEGLDEEFPSVKAAYDVENYQDLFGFRSGPTLDTSNGDAEPEPKATEEAVEEEDTDEESEIESDKESGNPMEVLIPVKRKMPPKKKIRKFPKLLQPTSAVPSTSKKFKPKEVFDLRHGNPLDRKTLVVKPVEPTSKLSKKVVEVSTQPDITVVPSEVEGFGLILPSNKNEQEEAEKEEPKEDFITTEQLHDNRISANDRDVLPVFKNYHPGKPSCRLYIKNLAKQVEESDLHFIYRRYVLPKSKNEESEYNVRLMQEGRMKGQAFVTLPNIAQAQLALEETNGYILKDKPMVVQFAKVPKS; from the exons ATGATGAATGTCGAG GAAATGCGCACGCTGCGCGTGCTACATCTACCTCCGGACGTGTCGGACCAGAGCAGAGatgaattgtttaaacaaaagtACGGAGCAGTGAAAACAAGAACAATAAGAAAGTCGGCAAAGTATACCATTACGTTTGTTGAATTTCCAACTCATCAAAATGCAGTTGATGCTTGTCACCAGTTGCACCAATTGTTGGTGCAAGATCACCTGCTTTCAGTTGAATTTTCAAAGAGAAATGTGTCGGACGATAAAGAAAACATAACCATCAGTGAACCAAAACCTCTTCCTGAAAGAGATGAAGATGCTCTGAAGAGGAAGTACTACGAAGAGTTTGTGAAAAAATGGAATAGCTGGGCTCCTTATCATCTAGTAACTCAGCCAATACCACCTCATCTCAAGTACAAATATCCCAAGCCTACCCGAGAAACACTTTTAAGGATAGCAATACAGATGATAAAAGTACCACCTCTCTACACTCAG GTTCTACACTTGATGAATAAAATGAATATACCACCTCCATTTGAGGGATTAGACGAAGAATTTCCATCGGTAAAGGCAGCTTATGATGTTGAAAATTATCAAGATCTGTTTGGTTTTAGATCAGGACCTACTTTGGATACTTCTAATG GCGATGCTGAACCAGAACCAAAGGCAACAGAGGAGGctgttgaagaagaagatacTGATGAAGAATCTGAAATTGAATCTGACAAAGAGTCTGGCAATCCTATGGAAGTTCTTATCCCAGTGAAGCGAAAAATGCCACCGAAGAAGAAAATAAGGAAGTTTCCAAAACTTTTGCAGCCAACCAGTGCAGTGCCTAGCACTAGTAAAAAATTTAAGCCTAAGGAAGTATTTGACTTGCGTCATGGGAACCCTCTTGATCGCAAAACTCTTGTAGTAAAACCAGTCGAGCCAACGagtaaattatcaaaaaaggTAGTCGAGGTATCAACGCAGCCCGACATAACGGTCGTACCGTCTGAAGTTGAAGGCTTTGGTCTCATTCTTCCAAGTAATAAAAATGAGCAGGAAGAAGCTGAAAAAGAGGAACCTAAAGAGGATTTTATCACTACGGAGCAGCTGCATGATAACAGAATATCTGCCAATG atCGAGATGTACTTCCTGtattcaaaaattatcatCCTGGTAAACCATCTTGTCGATTGTACATAAAAAATCTGGCAAAGCAAGTCGAGGAGAGTGATTTACACTTCATTTATCGACGTTACGTATTACCTAAATCGAAAAACGAGGAATCCGa ATACAACGTTCGGCTTATGCAAGAGGGAAGAATGAAAGGCCAAGCATTCGTGACATTGCCAAATATTGCCCAGGCTCAACTGGCGCTTGAAGAAACGAATGGTTACATTTTGAAAGATAAACCAATGGTTGTACAATTTGCAAAAGTTCCAAAAAGTTAA
- the LOC100122336 gene encoding inhibitor of nuclear factor kappa-B kinase subunit epsilon: protein MSFLRGSANFVWCTTSVLGKGATGAVFQGVNKNNGEPVAVKTFNQVSHMRPHDVQMREFEVLRKVKHENIVKLLAIEEEQDGRGKVIVMELCTGGSLFNILDDPENTYGLAEEEFLLVLEHLSAGMKHLRDNNLVHRDLKPGNIMKFISDDGSTIYKLTDFGAARELQEDQQFVSLYGTEEYLHPDMYERAVLRKPVGKSFGATVDLWSIGVTLYHVATGQLPFRPYGGRRNRETMFYITTKKASGVIAGAQTSEGGPIDWSRELPASCPLSAGLKRYVTPLLAGLLEVDQQKIWSFDRFFSRVTDTLCRRPAVNIFDVHGVNLIKIYLHPDEEKFAAFQAHVQDQTNIPSRSQILLKGQVPILQLIEESTPGRGYPLTSIDEPLFLYSRENNNVVIPSETELPKFPVFASLVSVETDASQAKSACSVGHECKRRIDKIARCSKLSQDAVNAFVGYLTTELNKALDKSQRAKDFTKAIEDLAISVERGESIARQVFLNIRANQGSAATSSMGSTGTNLSSSAPSSTLPSFEMKSWKKELDNKSKELFGDLAPAITQLYQRYVRENSLKSEWDSNTRELWCPWAGKASQRASKLVDRLRDGWQHLLRDRATRSLTYNDEQFHVLERIKVTETGHRMKELLEKQAIPAITQRSDCLADWYKMAQTVFLQSQILDKDMDNYDRVLETFSLRLSQESKERYDMVCRMLDSWLPTVGKQLGKGSNKSQSELDERKKRRAIMEEGKWKDICSVQEQILLVLYKNEKLVEELSRCVLDEKEDSKSSSTENLQMLATSN from the exons ATGTCTTTCCTCCGTGGCTCTGCCAACTTTGTTTGGTGTACGACCAGTGTACTGGGCAAAGGTGCAACTGGTGCTGTGTTTCAAGGGGTGAACAAAAATAATGGTGAGCCAGTCGCGGTTAAGACTTTTAATCAAGTCAGTCACATGCGGCCACACGATGTACAGATGCGGGAATTTGAAGTTCTGCGCAAAGTCAAACACGAAAACATAGTTAAATTATTAGCAATTGAAGAAGAGCAGGATGGTCGTGGTAAGGTTATAGTCATGGAATTGTGTACAGGTGGAAGTTTATTCAATATCCTAGATGATCCAGAAAATACTTACGGATTAGCAGAAGAGGAGTTTCTTCTGGTTTTAGAGCATTTGTCAGCAGGCATGAAACATTTAAGAGATAATAACTTGGTTCATCGAGATCTCAAGCCTGGAAACATAATGAAATTTATATCTGATGATGGCAGCACTATTTATAAACTTACTGACTTTGGAGCAGCTCGAGAGCTACAAGAGGATCAGCAATTTGTCTCTTTGTATGGCACAGAGGAGTACCTTCATCCTGATATGTATGAAAGAGCAGTGCTTAGAAAACCTGTAGGAAAAAGCTTTGGAGCCACTGTTGATCTTTGGTCTATAGGTGTAACATTATATCATGTAGCAACAGGTCAATTGCCTTTTAGGCCTTATGGAGGTCGAAGAAATAGGGAAACTATGTTTTATATAACGACAAAAAAAGCATCAGGTGTTATAGCTGGTGCACAGACATCTGAAGGTGGTCCTATTGATTGGAGCAGAGAATTACCAGCAAGTTGTCCATTGAGTGCTGGTTTAAAGAGATATGTCACTCCGTTGCTAGCAGGATTACTGGAAGTTGATCAACAAAAAATCTGGAGCTTTGACCGCTTTTTCTCTAGAGTAACAGACACCCTCTGCAGAAGGCCTGCAGTCAATATTTTTGATGTGCATGGcgtaaatttaattaaaatttacctGCATCCTGATGAAGAAAAATTTGCTGCATTTCAGGCTCATGTTCAAGACCAAACCAACATTCCGTCAAGGTCACAAATACTTTTGAAAGGTCAAGTTCCAATTCTACAACTTATAGAAGAATCAACTCCTGGTCGGGGCTATCCATTGACTTCCATAGATGAACCCCTATTTCTATATTCTAGAGAGAACAATAATGTAGTGATACCATCTGAAACTGAGCTTCCTAAATTTCCTGTATTCGCCAGCTTAGTATCAGTAGAGACAGATGCTAGTCAAGCAAAGTCTGCTTGTTCCGTGGGACATGAGTGCAAAAGAAGGATAGATAAGATAGCAAGGTGTAGCAAACTTTCACAGGATGCAGTGAATGCATTTGTTGGCTATTTGACCACAGAACTGAACAAAGCTTTGGACAAGTCTCAAAGAGCTAAGGATTTCACAAAAGCAATAGAAGATCTAGCAATTTCTGTGGAAAGAGGAGAAAGCATAGCTAGACAAGTATTTCTTAATATCCGTGCAAATCAAGGGTCGGCAGCTACCTCGTCCATGGGATCAACAGGCACGAATTTGTCGTCATCCGCGCCAAGTTCGACACTACCGTCTTTTGAGATGAAATCTTGGAAAAAGGAATTAGATAATAAAAGCAAGGAATTGTTTGGAGATCTTGCGCCAGCAATAACTCAGCTTTACCAAAG GTATGTTAGAGAGAATAGTTTAAAGAGTGAATGGGATAGCAACACGCGCGAATTGTGGTGTCCATGGGCCGGTAAAGCGAGTCAAAGAGCATCTAAGTTAGTCGATCGTCTGAGAGATGGCTGGCAACATCTACTACGCGATCGAGCAACTCGCAGTCTTACCTACAACGATGAACAATTCCACGTTTTGGAACGAAtcaaa GTGACCGAAACCGGCCATCGGATGAAGGAACTCCTGGAGAAACAAGCAATTCCAGCAATAACTCAACGCTCGGACTGTCTGGCCGACTGGTACAAGATGGCCCAGACGGTCTTCTTGCAATCGCAAATTCTCGACAAGGACATGGATAACTATGACCGTGTCCTCGAAACGTTCTCTCTCCGGCTCTCTCAAGAGAGCAAAGAACGTTACGATATGGTCTGCAGAATGTTGGATAGCTGGCTACCAACAGTAGGCAAACAGCTTGGCAAAGGCTCGAACAAATCCCAAAGCGAACTGGACGAGCGTAAGAAGCGTCGTGCCATCATGGAAGAGGGCAAATGGAAGGACATTTGCTCCGTTCAGGAGCAAATCTTACTCGtactttataaaaatgaaaaactggTGGAAGAGTTAAGTAGGTGCGTGCTAGATGAAAAAGAAGATTCGAAATCATCTTCGACGGAAAATTTGCAGATGTTGGCTACTAGCAACTAG
- the LOC100122411 gene encoding baculoviral IAP repeat-containing protein 7 isoform X1 yields MMKTMFRTNPIGDLHRSENKMAGLLDRRDNSFMSPLKFMPNPTPRAPTPPQPESNEVDDAGSMDYRFEEVRLQSFENWPSEHVRPADLAAAGFYFTKQIDRVRCFECSTEVCRWEQGDDPMVEHQRWGGRCRFIRKLPCGNVPIGADPSMIPAPRPRSRDVCGPYKLDYRLGAEADTHASCSGTRQGRQAMSEEPPKQPSAARLGSMGIGIPRRPDFPDYASYEARLLTFNDWPSTRVSQTKEQLADAGFFYTGTGDQTTCYHCGGGLKNWEPKDDPWVQHAKWFSTCFYVRLVKGQEFINNVNGKHATPLSEEDKMALPSCIKQVEQQPIKKLEQEDVPQQQNQQTEVNESRPGPSSVECPVPAPRMNAESQAQTSAASVPMVNGNASSSSVSEDKPQQTSEKKSIDDARVCKICYNEELGVVFLPCGHMVACVKCAPGMTTCAVCREPVAMTVRAFFS; encoded by the exons ATGATGAAGACCATGTTCAGA ACAAACCCAATTGGTGACCTGCACAGGTCAGAGAATAAGATGGCTGGATTGCTGGATCGCAGGGACAACTCGTTTATGTCCCCACTGAAATTTATGCCAAATCCAACTCCTAGAGCACCTACGCCACCCCAGCCTGAATCCAACGAGGTTGATGATGCTGGAAGCATGGACTATAG GTTTGAAGAAGTGAGACTGCAGAGCTTTGAGAACTGGCCGTCAGAACACGTGCGGCCAGCGGACCTGGCAGCTGCAGGCTTCTACTTCACCAAGCAGATAGACCGAGTGCGTTGTTTCGAATGCTCCACGGAGGTCTGCCGCTGGGAACAGGGAGACGATCCTATGGTCGAGCACCAACGCTGGGGCGGTCGATGCCGTTTTATCAGGAAATTGCCTTGCGGTAACGTGCCCATCGGTGCCGATCCAAGCATGATCCCTGCTCCCCGTCCACGAAGCCGTGACGTTTGCGGACCGTACAAGCTGGATTATAGACTAGGAGCCGAGGCCGACACCCATGCCTCGTGTAGTGGAACCAGGCAGGGCAGGCAAGCAATGAGCGAGGAACCGCCGAAGCAGCCTTCAGCTGCCAGGTTGGGCAGTATGGGCATTGGCATTCCGAGACGACCTGACTTTCCGGATTACGCTAGCTACGAAGCAAGACTGCTGACCTTTAACGACTGGCCGTCGACGCGCGTTTCCCAGACGAAAGAACAACTGGCGGATGCTGGATTTTTTTACACCGGGACTGGTGACCAGACTACCTGCTATCACTGCGGAGGCGGACTGAAAAACTGGGAGCCCAAGGACGATCCGTGGGTACAGCACGCCAAGTGGTTCTCCACCTGTTTCTACGTTCGATTGGTCAAGGGTCAGGAATTCATCAATAATGTAAACGGAAAGCACGCGACACCGCTATCGGAAGAG GATAAAATGGCACTCCCAAGTTGTATTAAGCAAGTAGAACAACaaccaattaaaaaattagaacAAGAAGATGTACCGCAACAACAGAATCAGCAAACCGAAGTAAACGAGAGCAGACCTGGACCTAGCAGCGTTGAGTGCCCGGTTCCGGCGCCACGAATGAATGCAGAATCGCAAGCGCAGACATCAGCCGCATCAGTTCCAATGGTAAATGGCAATGCTAGCAGTAGTAGTGTAAGCGAAGACAAACCTCAACAGACAAGCGAGAAAAAGTCTATCGATGATGCGCGAGTTTGCAAGATCTGCTACAACGAAGAGCTCGGGGTGGTGTTCCTGCCATGCGGTCACATGGTCGCCTGCGTGAAGTGTGCCCCGGGTATGACGACGTGCGCTGTTTGCCGGGAACCCGTCGCTATGACCGTGCGCGCCTTCTTCTCCTAG
- the LOC100680045 gene encoding uncharacterized protein LOC100680045 translates to MLLKPKGTVSPEDFENKLLIEKWIKRNSSSKVTIGQNIVKPNDSIKTSNTPVAKNLSPSKAALNISTTKVIKKVITTPEISNIKSNVSLCNKKRPHEFLSDKGELSIAKVLRHSLPTDGSNLQKINKSTLPQTINRKSEPAAKPKTVITKISHPTDPVRHTTVKPTGMKTSMPIALTVKHSPTKPEPPSKADIKKMENNCSTQSSMKNLLSNDDTDVYTSLLENYRYLITPKSWSVTEFTNETKNRCIVFFNIHVIKENDTLISVMKKSLIIDKGATMNYSVHGLPVDIKGTILPKILDNTKKLLSILHIFDKMQVCEGLGNDLNILQTDFVFKDSCRYWRHKHCKIVLIKATRCSVCSDTRTIVLRKKAISGDKPFDSSEFVSVKTEVNNV, encoded by the exons ATGCTTCTAAAACCCAAAGGTACTGTATCTCCtgaagattttgaaaataaacttCTTATTGAAAAATGGATAAAACGGAATTCATCGAGCAAAGTCACCATTGGTCAA aatattGTAAAACCTAATGATTCTATCAAAACATCAAATACCCCTGTAGCAAAAAATCTATCACCTAGTAAAGCAGCTCTGAATATATCCACAACAAAAGTTATTAAA aaagtTATTACAACTCCAGAGATTTCCAATATAAAATCTAATGTATCTTTATGTAATAAAAAGCGGCCACATGAATTTCTCTCAGATAAAGGTGAACTAAGTATTGCAAAAGTTTTAAGACATTCTCTACCCACAGATGGTTCtaatttgcaaaaaataaataagagtaCACTGCCTCAAACAATTAATAGAAAATCTGAACCAGCAGCTAAACCTAAAACTGtgattacaaaaatttcaCATCCTACTGATCCTGTTAGGCATACTACAGTCAAACCAACag GAATGAAAACAAGTATGCCAATAGCTTTGACGGTAAAACATAGTCCAACAAAACCAGAGCCTCCTTCAAAAGCAG atATTAAAAAGATGGAAAATAATTGTAGCACTCAAAGCAgtatgaaaaatttgttaagtAATGATGATACAGATGTATATACAAGTCTACTGGAAAATTATCGATACCTGATCACTCCCAAATCGTGGTCAGTAACAGAATTTACAAATGAAACAAAGAACAGGTGTATCGTGTTTTTCAATATTCACGTTATAAAGGAAAATGATACTTTGATATCTGTGATGAAAAAGAGTCTTATCATTGACAAAGGAGCAACAATGAATTATTCTGTTCATGGATTACCTGTGGACATTAAGGGAACAATACTCCCGAAGATTCTAGATAACACCAAAAAGTTGCTCAGTATCCTGCACATCTTTGATAAAATGCAAGTGTGTGAAGGTCTTGGAAACGATCTTAATATATTGCAGACTGATTTTGTATTTAAGGATAGTTGCCGTTATTGGCGTCATAAACATTGTAAAATAGTATTGATAAAGGCAACTAGATGTTCAGTGTGCTCTGACACAAGGACTATTGTTTTAAGGAAAAAAGCAATTTCTGGTGACAAACCATTTGATTCATCTgaatttgttagtgtaaaaaCGGAAGTAAATAATGTTTAa